TTTCATGCTGTCAGCCCTAAGCTCGCACGCGCAGGAAGGTGAGTCGTTGATGAATAGCATTGAATCCATCAGCGCCAGCAGTGAAAGCGGGAAACAGGTAATTAGAGTTGGGTTGAAAACTCCTCCAAAGGGGCAGCCTGCTGCTTTTACTATCAACACCCCACCGCGCATCGCGTTTGACTTTCCTGATACCGAGAATGCTATGGGTACAACCATGCAAACCTTTGGCGAGGGAGACCTGCGTAGCGCGAATATCGTACAAGCCGGCAATAGAACACGCTTGGTGATCAATCTGGCTCAAATGGTTGGCTACGACACGCGAGTGGATGGGAATGACATCCTGATCACCTTGCAGCCCAAGGGACTGGGAGGTGGTGCAGAGCCGGTAGCCGCAGCACATTTTGCGGATGCAACTGCTAACGAACAGATGCACAGTTTGCGGGATATAGATTTCCGCCGCGGTAAGAATGGGGAGAGCCGAATTCAGATAGATCTGTCCGATGCGGATATTGGCATTGACATCAAGCAACAGGGGCGTGCGCTGATCGTCGATTTTCAGCGTGCGACACTACCTCGAAATTTACAGCGCAAACTCGATGTGTCTGATTTTGCGACGCCGGTACAAATGATCGATGCATTTGTTCAGGGAGGTAATGCACGACTTTCGATAGAACCCAAAGGACTTTGGGAGTATTCGGCATATCAAACAGACAATAAGTTTATCGTAGAAGTTAAGGCAGTCGCAGAAGACCCAAATAAGCTTGTGAAGGGAAATGCACCTGGGTATTCCGGTGAAAAACTGACTCTGAACTTCCAGAATATTTCTACTCGGGAGGCGCTAAGCGTCATAGCAGACTTTACCGGGCTGAACATGGTGATCAGTGACACAGTATCGGGCAGTCTAACCTTGAGATTGAAGGATGTGCCGTGGGATCAGGCCTTCGAGATCATTCTGCAAAGCCGTGGGTTGGACATGCGCAAGAACGGCAACGTCATTCAAGTGGCTCCGCGCGAGGAGATCGCTGCCAAGGAGAAAATTGAATTTTCTGCGCGGCAGGAAATTGATGAATTGGAGCCTCTGCGTACGGAGAATTACGAGCTTGCGTATGCCAAAGCGGCTGACATAGTAAAGTTGATTTCAAGTGAGAAACAGAAAATCCTCTCCAATCGGGGGAGTGCAAACTTCGATCAGAGAACAAATATGCTGTTTGTGAAGGACACTCCTTCAAGCCTAGAGGAGGTTCGCAAACTGGTAAAGCTGGTTGATGTCCCTGTTAGACAGGTGCTAATTGAAGCGAGGTTTGTCGAAGCAGGGGAGACGTTCAACCACACGCTAGGGGGGCGCTTGGGCTACACAGGGCCAACAGTTGGAGTGGGTGGGGTGGGTGCAGTTAGGGGCAATGTGTCAGGAGGCAGCCTAAATTTGCCTGGGGCCACTTCGGGTTTAGGTGGTCTGACTATGTCGCTGTTTAATGCTGCTGCTACGGAAACCTTAACGCTGGAATTAAATGCCTCGGCAATCGACGGAACAACGAAAAATATCGCAAGCCCGCGCGTAGTGACAGGAGATAAAACTCCTGCAACTATTGAGTCAGGGGTTGAGGTGCCGTACTTGCAGGCAAGTAGTAGTGGGGCGACAAACGTGGCCTTCAAAAAGGCAGTTCTTGGTTTGACGGTAACGCCGCAAATCACTCCTGAGGATAGCGTAACCATGAAGATTAGTGTGAGTCAGGACTCGGTGGGTAACATTTACTCAGGTGTTCCTAGCATCAATACTAAGAAAGTGGATACTCAGGTGCTGGTCGAGAATGGCGGGACGGTTGTAATCGGGGGGGTGTACACACAAGATGTCTCAGACTCAACTTCGGCGGTTCCTGGCTTGGCTGACATTCCAGTGCTGGGGTGGATGTTCAAGACAAATACCAAGGTAAAGAGTAAGAAAGAGTTGCTGGTTTTCATTACACCAAAAATTCTTAAGGACACTTTAGGCGCAAACTAACTAAAGTGGATTGTCCAGAACAAAAGCCCGGCAATCCCGGGCTTTTGTGTTTAATGTGAAGCACGCAAATTCCGCTACAATCCTGTCCCATGAAACCATTGGAAGCAAACAAGTCCGATACGGGCAACATTATTTTGATTGGTATGATGGGGTCTGGTAAGACTACCGTTGGCAAACTGCTGGCTAAGCAATTGCACAAGGAATTTGTAGATTGCGATGACGAAATTCAGCGCCGCACTGGTGTAACAATAACGCACATATTCGATGTGGAAGGGGAGGCGGGATTTCGAGTAAGGGAGACGGCTGCGCTCGAAGAGCTAATGCACAGGCAAAATATTGTATTGGCCACAGGAGGGGGCGCTCCCCTGAGTGAACGCAATCGAGAACTGCTAAAGCGAGGTGGCGTGGTTGTATATCTGAAGAGTAGTGTGCATGATTTGTGGCATCGTACTCGACATGATCACAGTAGACCACTATTGCAAACAGCGGATCCAAGAGCAACGCTGCAGCGGTTATTTGAAATACGGGACCCAATCTACAGCAGCATAGCTGATATCGTGGTGCATACCGGCAAACAGAATGTGCAAATACTATTATCCAGATTGCAGGAGTTGATCTCAGGATATCAAACCTCAATTCCCCCCGCATTGGAAAGAGATCAGTAATGCAGACATTGAATGTAGGACTAGGCGAACGCAGCTATCCAATCTACGTTGGTGACGATTTGCTTCGTGTGGAGCACCTGCTGTCCCCCTTTCTTTTTGGAAAGCGAGCAATAATTGTCAGTAATACTACAGTTGCTCCTTTGTACATGGAAATGCTGGTCGAAGGGCTCACAAAGCAGGGGGTGCTATGTGATCGCATCGTGCTGCCTGATGGCGAAAAATTTAAGAACTCAAAAACGATGGATATCATCTATGAGGGCTTGCTGAGGTCTCATAGTGAGCGCACGACTCCTATTATCGCGCTGGGCGGAGGTGTGGTTGGGGACATGGTGGGATTTGCAGCAGCTACATACCTGCGCGGAGTTCCGTTTATACAAATCCCAACTACGCTACTTGCTCAAGTGGATTCGTCGGTGGGAGGCAAGACAGGCATCAATCACCCTCTGGGGAAAAACATGATTGGCGCATTTTACCAGCCGAGGGTGGTCTTGGCGGATACGCGGACTTTAGACACTTTGCCTGATCGTGAGTTATATGCAGGCCTTTCCGAAGTAATCAAATATGGTTTGATACGGGATTTGCCGTTCCTAGAGTGGCTGGAGCAGAACATGGAAAAACTGCTACAGAGAGATAAGGATGCCTTGCAGTATGCAATAGTACGTAGTTGTCAGAATAAGGCGGAAGTCGTCGGAAATGATGAACGCGAAAGTGGCGAGCGCGCCCTCCTGAATCTGGGGCACACGTTTGGCCATGCAATCGAGAGTGGAATGGGGTATGGTGTGTGGTTGCACGGTGAAGCTGTTGCGGCCGGGATGATGATGGCGGCTGACTTATCGCATCGTATGGGTTGGCTGCAATCGGAAGAAGTGGGGCGTATAGGCAGCTTGCTTCGTTGTGCGAAGCTGCCAGTAAAGGGGCCAAGAATGGCCGCTGAAAAATACCTGGAATTAATGGGGCTAGACAAGAAAGTTGCGGCAGGCAAGATTCGTTTTGTCTTGTTGAAAAAGCTGGGGAAAGCTGTAATGACTGGAGACGTTCCGGAACCACATGTGATTGATACGATCGAGGCTTGCTGTGAATGAACGACAGCTGGCGTCTTACGCGGTAAGAGAAAGCGAGCGCGGCAGGAAGTTTTCGGAACCAAGCCCCTCTGGCCGGAGTGAATTTCAGAGAGATAGAGATCGCATTATTCACTCCAGCGCATTTCGTAGACTTGAATACAAGACGCAAGTATTTGTAAATCACGAGGGCGATCTATTCAGAACTCGCCTCACACATAGTATTGAAGTCGCTCAAATCGGGCGATCTATTGCTCGCTGTTTATCCCTGAATGAAGATTTGGTTGAGGCAATATCTCTTGCGCACGATCTAGGCCATACTCCATTCGGGCATGCCGGGCAGGATGAACTCAATGCTTGTATGTCCGAGCACGGCGGATTTGAGCATAATCTGCAATCTCTACGTGTTGTAGATTTTCTTGAAGAGCGTTACGCAGCATTTGATGGACTAAATCTGTGTTTTGAGACACGAGAGGGCATATTGAAGCATTGCTCACGTGCGAATGCCGAAATCATTGGTGATGTTGGTGAACGGTTCTTGTCTGGACAGCGCCCACTTCTCGAGGCACAGGTGGCTAATCTTGCAGATGAAATCGCCTATAACAATCACGACATTGATGATGGGTTGCGTTCAGGTTTGCTCGAACTCGAGCAGATGGAGGGGGTGACCCTTTTTGCTGAACATCTAAATGAAGTCAGGCGTAACTGGCCGAATCTAGCAGATAGGCGGATTGTCCATGAAACTGTCCGTCATATGATAAATACACTAGTGACAGACGTGATTAAGCAGACAAGGTCAAATATCGCCAAGCACGACCCACAATCTCTCAAAGCAGTTCGTGCTGCTCCAGCGCTGGTGGACTTTAGCCCGGCAATGCGTAAGCTAAACGATGAGTTGAAATTGTTTCTTCGTATCAACTTGTATCGACATTATCGAGTTATGCGCATGAGCGCCAAAGCTCGGCGATCGATTCGGGATTTATTCTGCGCATTTACTGAAGATCCCAGCTTGCTCCCACCGAAATTCCGGGTGCAGGAAAAAGAGCAACTTCCCCGCGCTGTGGCGGATTACATTGCAGGTATGACGGACCGATATGCAATCAAAGAATACCGGCGGATATTCTCAATAGAGGAGTTCTGAGGCGGTCACTCTTGCGTGTGCGAGAGTGACCGCTTCGCACTAATTAAATGGCGAGTCAGGGAGTTGGCAGGGTGAGGTCGTATCAGTTGTAGAAGGCACCAATGGAAGCTCCAAGGACGACGTTGACGAAGATCCCTGCACTTGTGTTGTTGCGCGAAGACGAACTACTAACCAGCTTGCATATTGTTTTAAATATATCCAATTGAAAGTTGCTGTCCCATCGACACCAGTTGTTACTGTGGACGGTACTGAGCCAGCAGAAGAGGGTACAGGCCAAAGCATTCCGTCAGGTAATCCTCCTGTGCCATCTGTGTCCTCCCCAGCATCCTTAATCAGGTTTTCATTGCCATCTTCGTTTGAATACGGGCCTGTGCCGGTAATCGCGCACGTTGTATCGCGCACGCCCTTGTAATACTTAATTGGCCAGATGGAAATCGAAACAACAGCCCCAGAAACGGCATTGCCATTTGAATCGGTAACCATGACTGT
This is a stretch of genomic DNA from Candidatus Nanopelagicales bacterium. It encodes these proteins:
- a CDS encoding deoxyguanosinetriphosphate triphosphohydrolase encodes the protein MNERQLASYAVRESERGRKFSEPSPSGRSEFQRDRDRIIHSSAFRRLEYKTQVFVNHEGDLFRTRLTHSIEVAQIGRSIARCLSLNEDLVEAISLAHDLGHTPFGHAGQDELNACMSEHGGFEHNLQSLRVVDFLEERYAAFDGLNLCFETREGILKHCSRANAEIIGDVGERFLSGQRPLLEAQVANLADEIAYNNHDIDDGLRSGLLELEQMEGVTLFAEHLNEVRRNWPNLADRRIVHETVRHMINTLVTDVIKQTRSNIAKHDPQSLKAVRAAPALVDFSPAMRKLNDELKLFLRINLYRHYRVMRMSAKARRSIRDLFCAFTEDPSLLPPKFRVQEKEQLPRAVADYIAGMTDRYAIKEYRRIFSIEEF
- the aroB gene encoding 3-dehydroquinate synthase — protein: MQTLNVGLGERSYPIYVGDDLLRVEHLLSPFLFGKRAIIVSNTTVAPLYMEMLVEGLTKQGVLCDRIVLPDGEKFKNSKTMDIIYEGLLRSHSERTTPIIALGGGVVGDMVGFAAATYLRGVPFIQIPTTLLAQVDSSVGGKTGINHPLGKNMIGAFYQPRVVLADTRTLDTLPDRELYAGLSEVIKYGLIRDLPFLEWLEQNMEKLLQRDKDALQYAIVRSCQNKAEVVGNDERESGERALLNLGHTFGHAIESGMGYGVWLHGEAVAAGMMMAADLSHRMGWLQSEEVGRIGSLLRCAKLPVKGPRMAAEKYLELMGLDKKVAAGKIRFVLLKKLGKAVMTGDVPEPHVIDTIEACCE
- the pilQ gene encoding type IV pilus secretin PilQ is translated as FMLSALSSHAQEGESLMNSIESISASSESGKQVIRVGLKTPPKGQPAAFTINTPPRIAFDFPDTENAMGTTMQTFGEGDLRSANIVQAGNRTRLVINLAQMVGYDTRVDGNDILITLQPKGLGGGAEPVAAAHFADATANEQMHSLRDIDFRRGKNGESRIQIDLSDADIGIDIKQQGRALIVDFQRATLPRNLQRKLDVSDFATPVQMIDAFVQGGNARLSIEPKGLWEYSAYQTDNKFIVEVKAVAEDPNKLVKGNAPGYSGEKLTLNFQNISTREALSVIADFTGLNMVISDTVSGSLTLRLKDVPWDQAFEIILQSRGLDMRKNGNVIQVAPREEIAAKEKIEFSARQEIDELEPLRTENYELAYAKAADIVKLISSEKQKILSNRGSANFDQRTNMLFVKDTPSSLEEVRKLVKLVDVPVRQVLIEARFVEAGETFNHTLGGRLGYTGPTVGVGGVGAVRGNVSGGSLNLPGATSGLGGLTMSLFNAAATETLTLELNASAIDGTTKNIASPRVVTGDKTPATIESGVEVPYLQASSSGATNVAFKKAVLGLTVTPQITPEDSVTMKISVSQDSVGNIYSGVPSINTKKVDTQVLVENGGTVVIGGVYTQDVSDSTSAVPGLADIPVLGWMFKTNTKVKSKKELLVFITPKILKDTLGAN
- a CDS encoding shikimate kinase, with amino-acid sequence MKPLEANKSDTGNIILIGMMGSGKTTVGKLLAKQLHKEFVDCDDEIQRRTGVTITHIFDVEGEAGFRVRETAALEELMHRQNIVLATGGGAPLSERNRELLKRGGVVVYLKSSVHDLWHRTRHDHSRPLLQTADPRATLQRLFEIRDPIYSSIADIVVHTGKQNVQILLSRLQELISGYQTSIPPALERDQ